tgtagtataataaaatataataaaataaaacaatgatacaGTAACAGTAGTACaagaaaagaacattttaagattgtgatttttttcctctgtacaaaaaaataaaaataaataaataaataaaatactttgcaTAGATAGAAAAATGTATACTGACTAAAGAAATTTTCATGGCTTTTCCGAGTCTGGAAATCACTGATATTTTCAAGTATTCCACCCCCGTGGGAACCGAGTACTTTACTCTGTTTGTGTCTGTTGGGTCTCTTGAAAACTATAGTTATGTTTCCAGCATTCTAATGTTGTGCTAACATTGTGTAAGACTCAGTGTAATTATGACTTACTCTGTAATGTAATACAAAAGTTTTAAACAGGTTATTTTGGGGTCACTGTTAGTAGATCGAAATACCTTGCAGAGAGTATGACATGATGCTGGCACGTTTAGACATGGTGATCTTATCTGAGGGGGTGATTTTACCGGCAGCCACCAGTTTATCTGCTTCCTTTACCTTCTCTATGGCAGCCTGTGTGAGAGAATGCAGTCAGCCAAGTCAGGTCTCCAGTTTTTAAATCTTTGTAAATAATCTACGGCTCTGTTCAAacacctagtgagctgcctaaaaGATCACTTATGAGGTTCTGTGACGGTTAGGACCCTCGCTaagttttaaaacaaagtttGAGTCTATAAGGATGCTAGTCTTACTCGTTTACCTTGTGAACTCCAATAGTATCAGGAAAGCATCCCAGCAGACCTTTGTACTCATTGTTAGTTTCCATGAGGAAGTGAAGGTCTTTCTTGggctacagagagagagacagacaaaactTAATGATTAAATCAGACGGAAGGGTTAACGGAGctctaaaaaaaatttcaaggctATGCTGGCGACAAACACCTTTAACAATCACAATTTGGAGGCTAAACAACAACCAGGTTTTCATTCATTGAATGTTTCAGTGATAAGGTTGAAGATAAATAACACAAGACTATATGAATGTGGATCACATAACTATGGCTTCCTCTGACCTATACAGCTGCTTTCAGGGTCCTGATCCTGATTATTTTGCGATAATGACCTTATATgcattactattcaaaagtttgggatcagtgagattTTTCTGAAACACATACTTTTGATCGGTGATAGTACAGACATTgctaatgtcacaaaagattgcTATTTTAAGTaaagatgttcttttgaacttaatattcatcagagaatcctggaaaaaatatatcactgtttccacaaatatattaaattaaattacagtttttttttttttaattgataataataataaatgtttcttgagcagaaggattatgtgacactgagtaaaatacattttaaaatgttttattttaaaaaatttaaatgtattacaatatgatataatatttataataatagatgtttatgttttatttttgatcaaataaacacagccttcatgagcataagagcaatgtttcaaaaacattaaaaaaatatatatatctggcCAACCCTCAAGTTTTGCATGGTAGTGTAATTTAAAAGATGGTAATATATAAGGATGTTTTGATGCACTTCTCCTGTAACACAAGAGGCTGTAAGAGACGTAACTTCCCAATATAAGAGAGAACTGAGATGTTCTAgagtaagggttttttttttactacctgCTCTGCCACCATCTGAGCAATCTCCTTGTAGGTCTTTCCTGCTGCTGTCAGTGCGTCTGTGAGCGCAGCCTCTCCTTTAAGTCAAACAAAATCACACATTCAGGAAAAAAGTAGACTAATGGTTGAACATCGAACACAAATACTGCTGGTTAAAGCTGAAGCAAGGTGAGGGAAAAAGGAACAAGAAAATGCTCAAAATTTCTCAGAACTAGACCAGATGgtaaaaagagaacaaaatatttttacctcATTAATGTTCTTTAGTAAGAGGAAGCATATAGTTTCTGATACCTTCATATCCACTGCTGATGAACACTGAGGACAGGTTTTGGAAAGCTTTGCCAATCCGTTGATATTCCTTTGGAAGAGcttagaaaaacaaacaggaaataagACTAATCAActtgagaatctttttttttttttttgaaaatattacagTGAACTTCCGCTGATTTTTCTTGGACCATGAGATGTGAGCCCCTGTTTCTGAGGTACAAAAATCTCAGGAACAGGCTAATTTGCTCATAATATAGtcgaaaatgttatttattcctgtgacgcaaagttAAAAATttggcagccattactccagtcttcattgtcacatgatccttcagaaatcattctaatattctgatttactaaTCAAGAAActttttatcattatcaatgctgaaaacagttgtgctgcttatttcgtttttatgaatctttgatgaatagaaagttaaaaaataagttgtaagagtctaagacacacacacacacacacacacacacaaaaaaattttaatatatttaattatattaacacacacacacacacacaaattaataattatataataataataaataaataataataattaaataatatatatatatatatatatatatatatatatatatatatatatataatatatatatatatatatatatatatatatatatatattatattatattatattatattacactatatatatatatatatttacacacacacacacacacacacacacacatacacatacacagtggGTACAGAGAACAATCACccctctttaaaataatcacattttgttgatttgccggacacagtttttgttttaaccagCTGTATTTACTTATAAAACTTATAACGTCCAAATGAAAGacataacaccaacatgtcagaaaaaaaaaaaaaaaaaaactatcactgagttggaaaaaaggatcaccccctccaaaaaatgacttgtaaactcaatcaggtgtagctgaTCACCTTCTAATTGGCACACAAAGctatttgactttcaactgtgatcagatGTGTTCATTATGATTAGCTCAGGATGacgcatttcagtccttggtagtgcaactgaagcaaacaatcaactatgggtggcaaggcactgatGAAAGATCTCCGGGAGAAAGTTgaggacaggcacaagtcaggagatggatataaaaataatttcaaaggctttatcaatgcctagaagcacagtgaagtctattactAAAAGGTAGAAGGTATTTGGTACAGCACAGACCCTCCCTAGATCAGGatgtcactccaaactggatgaaagagcaggaggaaactggtcagagaggagACCAAGAgccctacagcaactctgaaacagttgcaggaatttatgataaagagtggtcattgtgtgcatgtgacaacaatcaCAAAtcctccacaaatgtggcttttatgggagggttgcaagaaaaaagcccctcctcaagaaaggccatgTGCAGTCATGACTGAGCCAAAATGCACCTTAAAGAATCTGAGGCCAAATGAGTCTAAAActgaagaaggtttaccttccaacatgacaatgacccaaagcactcAGCAAAACCGAGCACAGTGTTTGAAGGAGAAAACGGTGAATGTCCTTAAATGACCTattcagagcccagacttaaaccccattgaaaatctgtggaaagacttgaagactgcagtccacaaacactaaccatcaaattgaactgaactagagcagttctgcaaagaagagtgggcaaatattgcaaagtctagacgTGCAAAtttagtagagacagagacatatcccaacagactaaaggctatAATTAAAGCAAAAGCTGGTTCagcaaaatactgacacaagggggtgatcctttttccaactcggTGATTCtattttttgttacaaatttCTGACATGTTAGTGTCATATCTTTCACATGGGTGTTATAAAttatacagctggataaaacaaaaactgttttcatttcaggctgcaaagcaacaaatgtgattattttaaagggggtgattcttttctatatccactttatatatatatatatatattatcaaaacaAGTGATACTCACGGCCTGTGCAGCGTTTCCAGTGTTCATTTCCTATTGTCAGCAAGTCTTTCACACCATCGTCCATCGCCCTGGTGAAACGGTTGAACTGTTCACACTTCTGCTCTCTGAAGGTAACAAGACAACACAGATGAACTTCCATCAACAAGAGGATGCATGTAATTCACTGGCAAACCATCTTTGACCAGCTACGAAACAGCTTCTGATCATATTAACCTGAGTTGGTCAAACTTACAATAAATCCAGCTAATAACCAACTTGGAATAGATTTTAAATCAGGGAAGTGATCCTGAGGTGGGCTGTGAGACTTACACTTCAATCATGTCCAGGTCTGGCAGTCCCTCAGGTTCTATCGTGGAGAAAACCATGACTCCGACTGTCTCGtctttttctgcttttctctTCCCCATTTTCCAGTCCTGTAATAcagatttataataaaaagaaaaacaaaggctATGTCTAAAAACCTACAgtattttgctgaatatttatgTGGAAGATACAAAGGGACCAAAGGAAAACTGATTAAccaacaaatacatatttatttagtactaaaaacattttttaccttCTCATCTTTGTATGAGAGAAACAGCTGGAAGACTTCACTGCTGGAGATAACCGGATGCCGGCACATTCGCGACATCCAACCCTGAAGCCTCTCCATACGCATTTTTATAAATTCCTCCTCAAATCGACCTAagggtgggggggttgggggggatATTAATCAACCTCATACTATTTGCATTTTAAACTACTTTACAGCAAACAGAATGTAATAAAAATTGCTTACCTGTCACCTGCTTATCAGGCAGAGAGGGGATTGGAATTGCCGATCCAAATTTTTCCAAAAGTCTTTCATATAACCAATCGAAGTGCTTGTATCTGTGATTGACAGGCTTGTTTGTGGTCTGCAAAAACATTAGATGACATGAAACAACATCAGCTGGAATGACTAACATGGAGATGCTCATGCAAACATGATGGTTTCTGTACTTACAGTGGGTATGACTTGGTACTCAATGTAACTCTTGAGACCGTACATTTTGGAGCCCTTTTTAGGGTCAGCGACAACACAGTCCAGCTGATAGTCTGGATACGCCCACACTGGGCCAACTTCTCCTGTctgaaatacagtatatatacacatccACATATAAAAATGACATAGTAATTAAAACCCTTTATGGAGCCAAGAGTCCCATTCTAGTATGTGGCAGAGTCTCAATACAACAGGTACATCGAGAAGCAAAATTACAAGTCGTCTTGTTTTAtgataaactgatcaaaatgaagtgagtttatgatttaaAGTGGAAATTTCTTATGATTTTGGAATAAGGATAGTTTGAATTGTAATGTGTAATTGAATGATGTTTGTTCCTGTCTTAAGCATCAAgcatcagaaaacaagacttcaactATCTTCTGTTGTATTTCAAGTAAATCTATTTTTGATTAAAGGctgtttagatatttgcattgGGAAAGACTACGAAagattttttgcagtgcatgcaacatttaatgccatcaCTATGAATTtcagactttctgctctgatttaaggctttttttaaggcctttttttttttttaaagagtggcTTACGTAAACAGGCAGCTTGGTTCCTTTGGCGGGCTGTTTGGACAGCAAGTACAGCTCAGGACCTGATTTAGAGAAACCAGGGAATCTGCAAAGAGAAGATGCTGCTTACAATAGACAtagaaaatatgattaaaaaaaaaaattaataaaattaataaacattactgGAATCTAGAAAGAACACATGAAAAAGCACACAAACTGGATTACATCtttattatgtgtattattattacatgacTCTTGGAATGCATGTCCAATGTGTGGTGTGATCCCACTTACTTGTTGAGGGCAATTTTCATGGATGAACCATGAGCTCCGCCTCTGTTTATAGCCCCGCCCTCTCCAGCCTCAGATTCAGCATAGCCACCCGATGACTTCACGTCATCCCACTCCTCGTCCCACTCATCATCTTCTGCACCTATAAACAGTAATTTTACAattcaattataatttaatttaaaataaaaatgtatgtaagaaGTGTTTGTTAGTTAAAACTCAATAAAGATAAGTCAGAAATAGCTGGATGGATAAGCTAACTAACCTCTGATAAACCTTTAATAGGTCATAACAGTTATAATTTGTACAAAAACTGGTCATTGTCACAAAAGtataatgtatacagtatatgctatgtatatgtgtatatatatatatttttttaatttgttggtaattttgtcattgtttttaaagtttatatatatatatatatatatatatatatatatatatgtgtgtgtgtttgtatatatgtgtgtatataaatatgtatgtatatatgtgtatatatgtatgtgtgtgtgtgataaatatgtttgtatttgatatataattgtataataaatattctaAGTTCTGTACATAAAAGGTAactgaaaagtattaaaaatttaAGAATGAATGCTAAACCGTTTCCAAgtcagttttaatataatttaaccaaaaaacaaaaacaaaaaacatttacatatgttagttttaataaaaccCCTGTGACATAAACATGCCTGTACTGAGGCTgtgttaaataaacaacaaagttCACAGCAAGAAAAGCCCTACAAAACATTCCTGTGAGTTTCTGGCAAATGTTGAGCTCATGCAGCTTGTGATTAAAACCACATTAAAGTCCTGACACGAATTTCATGGTTTACCTGAGAGATCAATAAGACATGGGTAGGGGTAAATGTCCAGAGAAAAGGAAAAGATTATTTgttatgacaaaataaattaagtttcttTTTGACAACAAATATCTCATCTACATATTCTTATGTGCATTATGCActtccattttaaattataaaactgatTGCACAAGCGCTCAATgggaaaatcaaaaatatatttaaatcttagTAGAACATTATGAGTTCATGAATAATTTGGTGAAAGAGAGATCTTGCATGTGGGAATAAATCAGTTTTTCAGGGGAAAACAGCTCTAAAACAAATCCACATGCTCTTGCTTGTCTTTATTGGACACAGACTTGTAGAAGCTGCCTGTTGCAACACATGGAAATCGTGACTTTCATCTCATGACTCCAAAACAGACCAAAACTAACGATCTTCCAGAAATGACATCATTGCTGGCGAACTTTAGCCTAACATATGACTCATAGTCAATGATGAGATCACTGAAACACGCCCACATTTTCCACCACTACTTATAAAACAACGTTCGTATTTTTTATGCTTTCACATACAACAATGCATACTACTAAATATGTTTTGCATACTAAATATTCCACAAAGCAACTTGACTTTTCATTTCCGGTGTCACAagtgaacctaaaataatcagcTGCATCTTTTGGTCCCTTTGTAAGATGTGACTGCCAAAAAAACTTTGTTCATCAGTTTATACTGTTCAACTTAAACAAATACTAGGAAATATACTGTGCGTATGCTAGTTTTACACTATGAATCCACTctcttgtaataaaaaaatctgccaaGAACATCCATGAAGCACAGCACTTTGGCTACTCACAAACTCCAGAggcttgttgttttttaaatatgctggACCGAAACCCTTAAAGAGGAATGTAACAGCTCCCAGTGaggaataaacattattttaagtttttttgtcttgtggctgtGGTGTTCAGTTTCCATTTAAGACACAATCAACAAGTCAAACTGTATTGAAAGACATTTAACAGAATGAAATCACTGTAAATTACTACTTTACTAATTTTTAACATCCAAGGTTCGCACATTTTTTGAACAGTGAATTTCCAAGACCTCTCTATTCATTGCCAATTACTGaataacaacttttaaaaattatatcgATTCAGACTGGTTTGATAATGAATaattaagccaaaaaataaaacaaatttcatttttggtggGAAGTTGTTATATCCTTTGTGAGCTAAATCAGTAAGTTTTAGCCCAATGTGATAACAGTAACTAgcatttttggaagaaaaatttaagaaaatgaaaTTGAGTCAAAATTAATGGAACAcaacaaaaggtttaaaataagACACAACAAGCAATAAAATAAGCtaacacaactaaaataaaatattgaattcaTCTCCTCAACAACGTTTTCCTATAAAGAAACAGGATTCATAGTCTTGAAAAATTTGGATATATGAGGTGGCCTTATTGCAATTTTAGATatggaaaattaaattaatatttaaacaccATGGGcatttatataaagaatatacattttaccagttatgctacactctaaaaaaatgcatttggcagAAATTGCGAGTAATTGTGGATTACCTTGATTCTTACCCACTAAATCATGAATGACTGGAAGAGCTATGGAAATTGACTGGTTAAAATTAGTGGGATCCCTTCtaatatttcagaaaattcattatttttattttaattatgtaatttacaaAAACTAGGaggtacaaaatattaaaacccaTCTGAAAACAAGACTAGGAATAGGGGGCCTTCCAATATTGTTCTGGACAACGGCACTTCTTTGAAACCAagaagtttgagaaccactggtttagactGAATAATCCAACATGGGTTTATTTGAATTGTTACCTGGACCCTGGTAGGCCTGCGGATGCCCGTGTCCTCCAGAATGCCATGCATTGCTGCTGGTTTTCCCCGTCTCTGTGCCCTCTGGCTGAGCTGCCCAGTTATTAGAAAACCCCCCAGATGCATTATTGTCAAATACTGCCCATGGGTCATTACCATTACttgtctgaaagaaagaaagaaagaaagagaaagaacaacAATTTTACAATTGGTAAGAAACAGAAAGCATCAAATAggagcattttcactagtggtctcagaccAAGCAATGCATCTGAaccatttacaaataatattgatattttattatactaagcTAAATAACTGTCCTAACCACAACCTCAACACGCACTTAAGTCCTAAAATCTTTTCCACAGCATAGCATAAGTCTGTCTTGAACataatttatgttcatttaattaaTGTTCAACTGGTCGACTGTTCTTTTGTCCTGTAAATTGAGTGAATTATGATTGCACATCCTCACAATCTTCCATAACTCAAGCACACAGCGAAAAACCAATACGAAAAGCCCACTCGCATCCAATGACAAGCACTCTAATAACCTTTGGTTGTTATTATATCATACTGAAAGACTCCATTTGAGCAGGTTTTTTCAGATGCTGACCGATTCAAGGACTTCTAAAGAAAGCCCATAAAATGGGAATATACGTATATGGATGGAAATGTTGAATGGAGAGAGATGTTTACCTTCCTGATGGATGCTTCAGCTTGTCAACACTGAACAACTGACTCTCAATGGCCCTCTGGCCTTCATGACACAAAAGCCCAGAGCCACAGAGACACAAAACATAGGCTCTGTTTTTCCAAATCATTATCTGGTGGCCCACAATACACACATCATCCAAGCCTCATTCACGTTATTATCTCGTCGTAATCAATATGATGATAACATTTTGCTCGGAGCATGGCAAATGATTTCTGTCACATACATGTCAAATTATAGCTGCAAATATCATTCTGTTATTTTACTGCAGCCGACGACAGACATGCATCAGATAAAGTCCTACTTTCTTATTTGCTCATGCAAAAACTGCATGTCATGCATTGGGAATGTAGCACCATGCGGAGAAGGACTGGTTTTAGAAAGTGTTTATTTGGATTCATGCATGTTTGGAATTAGGAAGGCAACGTTTTGGAAATGTCTGGCCGATAGCTATTCAGATGCCACTTCTTTGacttatatttaacattattcatTAAGGGGAAGTTTTCCTTTAGAAAATGTGGTAAGAATGTCTGCTTTTTCATAACTCACGTAtactgtttatcagtttgcaacCAGTTCAGGTAGTTAAAAAAGCAGTCTGGATCATTTAAAATCTTGATAACAGACCAGCTTTCATTTCTTCAACAACAACAAGACATGAAAAACGAAACTGTGACATACTTCTGTAACATAAAAAGCAAATCCTGGAACATAAATCAGAAGTAGCTGTCCAACAAATGATTGAATCATCGCATTTATGTGTTAAAAGCTGGCAGACAGACTTTGATGTGGAAACAGTGCTGATCAGTTTGATTGATGTGTGATTTGAAGTTGGTCTGGTGTGATCAGTGGAGTCGGATTCAATCTGAATGCATTCAGACCCCAAGAACAGGGTGTTTAGGTTTTGGTCTTGTTAGTGAGGGCTCCAGAATCGAGCATGTGTGGCGTCCGTCATGCCAAATGCATTATTTAGTGTACCTCATCAGGGGAGGTGGAGGAAAATCCTGGGGTAACTGGGGTTACTGGAGTTTCCGGCTGAGCTACATCCACTTAGGAGAAAGACGTGACATGATCATAAAGCGCTGAAAAGGAAGGGTTACCCTGACATGACCCTAAAGACAACACCTTCCTCATCAAACCACTGATTTTCTCAATAGCAGAGACCTGCAATGGTTTCCAATAGACAGTTCGAAAATTAGCACAAAACATtattcatcaaacaaaacaaatagtttTGAAGTAGAGTGCTAATACACAGTGCTTATACACAGTCATGCAACTTCACCATCAGTGCCCACTTAATTTATGATGCATTTCAGACAAATGCTTGACTCATCAAAAGAAACCACAACTCAAGCAACTCCTTAGTGGTCTTAACCTCAGATGACACACCACAGcactcaaaaacacatacacagctGTTCCAGGCCacatgctcaaaaaatattttggcctaaatttaatattaatgtatttgaattgcatctAAAATTTTCATCCATTTGGATTATACAATTTTAACCTACAGgaattgaaaaaaacaacaacaggtaATGTTTCAAGTGATGTTTCTgtactaataaactgaataagttttaaatacacaataattaaaggtcttcagaaacattttttgttatgctggttgaaagtctcttcacatctcGATAGCGATCATTAAGTTAAGtgatctaaaatgtatttatgtctgattatatattctgtggaaggcgtaggatcAAGAAATGTTAAGTCCGAGCGTTTTAATTGGCTTTCTaacctgcctgtcaacatatgtatttgcatacctctgcgcacCCTGTTCGCGTGAGACAGTATACGTCATCAGCGTGTTCACGTACGCaggcaaacatcaacaacctgaCCTTCCTTCCTTGGTACTGTAGTACTGTTAATAAAATATGGATGCatgctttcagtgctatcaggtTAAAGTTAGCATTTCccaagatctcctactgcactTTTAAAATTTATCATTGATCAGTCTAATTAGTTTTTTAACCAACTAAATAACTGAGTAATTCTTGTTCCATAGCTAGCCATATTTTAGCCATGTTCATacttttaactaaataaatgtaattgttttcacaatattaatgttgatATTAAGcaatttgaatgcattttgaaaaggtggttattttaataaaataaaaataaactgaaacagTTGATAATAAACTATGTCACTAATTTTCATTCCGTTTCATTCTGTATGATATAATGTGTGTCATAATAAATTTATTAGTTTATGATAAAACATATAATCCAAATGAATGGAGATTTTATATGCAATCTTTtaagcctaaatatttttttggaatgcaCAGAAACAAAACTATTTATGGTTGACCAGTTTACATGTCACCCACAACCAGTCTCTTTCTGTGTAAGTGGGTGGTTCTTGACCAGAACAAGCTTTAATGTGGACTTCCTGCCATTTTGTCGAAGATCTGATTTACATCAAGACTTGATGACCCACCAATAAAAAAATGAGAGCGCTAAATAATatttgtgcctacagagcacaggGACTTCTGTGGTTAACTGTGCCACACATTTTCAATGACTCATAAATATCTAGCATTGCTACTGGTTTCACATCTGTTATCAGAGATCCATCGAGCGCATGCGGACTATAGCTTCTAGGTTAAAGTCTGTCCCTTGACTAGCCAATCAGGTTCAGGCTTTGAGATAACACCATAAACAACTGCTTGTCATCAGGGATGGTTTCACATGATCAGACTTGAAGACAACATGAACTCAACACTGATCCTATTTACAGACTTAATAAAAGCAATAGTTTTTGTTAAGCACGATTCATCATTAAAAgattttcataagaaaaaaaggtttgttttcaTAAGCTGTAATCAGAATATAACAACTTAACGTGTTGTGAGCCTTCTAACATTCTAATACGTTTCACCCAAATAAAATCCTGATATTATTTTCCAGCTGCTGCTCTGAAGTGTTTAAGTCAGATGAAAGTGGTTTCATGTTCTTTAAAACTGCTAAAATCGGTACAAAACTAAAGCCAATGGCAGAGGAAACAAATGCCCTGCAACTCAAGGATTCCCATTCCTCTAAATACTGCTGATCAAACTATAGTTCCTCCAAAAAACAAAGCAGCCCACTCAATGAAAACTTCAGTCTCAGCACTGAAGGCCAAACCCACAGTACCTCACTAACATATGGGAGAATCCAAACACTTCATCCTGTATGCTAATTAAAAATCATCATCCTTCACATTTGGCCCCTCGCTGATTCTCTGAATAAGCGCTACAGGATGTTTTACTCTCAGTCTCAGAATTTGCTTgcacatgcatttttacattcgGAGTAAGATGTTTTATTCTTCACAAGTGGAATCTCCCTTCCTGCTCACTTCCTCTCAGGAAGTTAAGCAGTGGGAGAAAATCTCAGAGAAGGAGCATTAGACAGATAATGAACCGAATAGTGCATTTTGGACATGATAAATAAACCTGACCGGTGCAGAATTACCCAACAGACTGAATAATTAACGTGAAATGTACCCGTCATACTCACCTGTGCAGTGCTGGCCGGGGTCGGCATGTGACTGTCGAAGAACGAGAGATCGAGGGGGGCTGCATTTCCTCCAGAGATAAAAGGCTGAGCCTGGTTAATCTAGTAGAACATGAAGAGAAGAGTTTACAAGGGTCAGTCCTCGTCAAATCAGACAGAATCAAGCGGGTTGGTACACCAAAACACAGAGATTTTGTTCATACTTTGTGTTATTTGAGACTAAACGTAAGTTCTATAAACTGTTATATTTAATGGTACATAAAAGTTTAATGTAATATTAGTATTTCATTTCTTAAATTATCTTATACTACatggctgttgaatgcttgaatctgattggttgacgaACGTTCTgtggtgtgcaattattttctgggaaacgcacggcgaacgtagttccagacagctctcttgaccgcattacagttccatatcacttcgcatagttaactgtaattagggctgggcgatatatcgcatgcgattgtcacgcgcatttcgtcagtaaagccggttccctgattaccgccaaatcgccatcacctgcttt
This portion of the Cyprinus carpio isolate SPL01 chromosome A20, ASM1834038v1, whole genome shotgun sequence genome encodes:
- the snx9b gene encoding sorting nexin-9 isoform X2, which gives rise to METKAQVLYDFTAEPGNNELSVREGETITITNQTIGGGWIEAKNSRGEVGLVPEDYIEINQAQPFISGGNAAPLDLSFFDSHMPTPASTAQTSNGNDPWAVFDNNASGGFSNNWAAQPEGTETGKTSSNAWHSGGHGHPQAYQGPGAEDDEWDEEWDDVKSSGGYAESEAGEGGAINRGGAHGSSMKIALNKFPGFSKSGPELYLLSKQPAKGTKLPVYTGEVGPVWAYPDYQLDCVVADPKKGSKMYGLKSYIEYQVIPTTTNKPVNHRYKHFDWLYERLLEKFGSAIPIPSLPDKQVTGRFEEEFIKMRMERLQGWMSRMCRHPVISSSEVFQLFLSYKDEKDWKMGKRKAEKDETVGVMVFSTIEPEGLPDLDMIEVEQKCEQFNRFTRAMDDGVKDLLTIGNEHWKRCTGPLPKEYQRIGKAFQNLSSVFISSGYEGEAALTDALTAAGKTYKEIAQMVAEQPKKDLHFLMETNNEYKGLLGCFPDTIGVHKAAIEKVKEADKLVAAGKITPSDKITMSKRASIMSYSLQAEMNHFHSNRIYDYNRVMQQYLEQQVKFYEMIAEKLRHAHSQFTTM
- the snx9b gene encoding sorting nexin-9 isoform X1, whose product is METKAQVLYDFTAEPGNNELSVREGETITITNQTIGGGWIEAKNSRGEVGLVPEDYIEINQAQPFISGGNAAPLDLSFFDSHMPTPASTAQVDVAQPETPVTPVTPGFSSTSPDETSNGNDPWAVFDNNASGGFSNNWAAQPEGTETGKTSSNAWHSGGHGHPQAYQGPGAEDDEWDEEWDDVKSSGGYAESEAGEGGAINRGGAHGSSMKIALNKFPGFSKSGPELYLLSKQPAKGTKLPVYTGEVGPVWAYPDYQLDCVVADPKKGSKMYGLKSYIEYQVIPTTTNKPVNHRYKHFDWLYERLLEKFGSAIPIPSLPDKQVTGRFEEEFIKMRMERLQGWMSRMCRHPVISSSEVFQLFLSYKDEKDWKMGKRKAEKDETVGVMVFSTIEPEGLPDLDMIEVEQKCEQFNRFTRAMDDGVKDLLTIGNEHWKRCTGPLPKEYQRIGKAFQNLSSVFISSGYEGEAALTDALTAAGKTYKEIAQMVAEQPKKDLHFLMETNNEYKGLLGCFPDTIGVHKAAIEKVKEADKLVAAGKITPSDKITMSKRASIMSYSLQAEMNHFHSNRIYDYNRVMQQYLEQQVKFYEMIAEKLRHAHSQFTTM